The DNA segment TGGTCGCTAGTAGCTGACATTTTAGATCCTGTACTTCAGAGAGAAGTTTAGATTGTCCGGAAGATAGTTTCTTAAGTTCAGCCAGTACCGCTGCTGAGTCAGGTCCAGGATTTTGTTCAATATCACCCGAGAGCAGCAGCAGGAAATGCACAACAGCAATACATTCATCAACCAAGGAAAACAAGCACCGGGGGCTCGGCAGCTGTACTAAGAGGTAGTTACTCGTTCTTTTagcgaaaaaattggccgcgtatctgcgtgcttcgctgcaaatgtcgtgtaaagacggtagaagaggcgctgtgtgagatatggacgccatctggcaatacgtcgggaaacatgagtgctgtgttgcgtgctggtagtcccggcgcagcaggaggcgaagaccggcggtgaccaacgcgaccggtggggacgccagccagcccgaacacgcggtttggcgcgaagcgctgaagcagaagaaacgtccgcactcaacgagtactctccccacaatcttttatttacacgtcgcctgggtaaaacaggaatgccagagcggcgcccacaaccggcagcctgaaggccgcccacaacgctgctttttcattttttaaatattttttttcaccttcttggccttctcaaatctaaagtttttcaacaccaacccatggcattcgtacagtgtaatacagaaccgaaaccgaaacacaacaatgagctcgtgtggagggcacggaggaaggcaaatttcagcgcagcttaagaaacttgggtccttaaaattacgtatgtatgcattttctattaaaggaacacgccatctgatacttacctaatgatgttgcacctcagatatgcatgatatttactttttgatcgacaacgttcacaagtatgaacagccgtaccagttcaagaaggctggcccttgggcaagtggttcagctttggccgagtggctaaatcgagggacgtgccgacaaacagaaagacagacagacagacagaaagacagaccaaaatttctccgtttaagtatcccaagaaagactatcgtctttaataaactgTGGGGTGAACTAACCTGCATGGCGAATAGCAACGGGTTAGTGGACACTCTAGCGGTACAGCCACCGAGCCCATGAAGCGAGCGGCGCAGATCCGGTGGTTTTATAGCTGCCGTGATGACGGCTGATGGTGCCTGCCAGGCTGGACCGAggacacggtgtaagatatatactctttaggtgaggacactcgccagacgcgatcgaccagataaagtaacaacgccgagagcccgtcggaccgctgacggcagcggatacctaccggcgggaagatgcaacttcaacacaaaaacgcgttcccgtagcaactggcgcttcgcgggaaatctgaatttcctagtcagcgaacgcggctacggcacgccagcaactcgagttagaaacgcataccgtgtttttcacgagcgaaaaacaagacatgcagcggacgccggcgttgccgccgactgcgtcggttgctatagcaacggtgcataaagcattttctctctttaagttgcgtcttcccgccgctagatacccgctgcggtcaccggaccaacagacgcgcgccgttgttactttatctggtcgaacgcgctctgcatgcaagccgaggagtgtccacacctaaagagtatatatcttacaccgtgaccgaGGACCAGGGGCGGCGATGCCGATACAGACTGCCCAGTGGAAGCGTTGATAATTGTTTCTTCAAGATGCGTTGCGATAGCAGCAGGACTATCGCTTGTGTGATGCCATGAAGTAGACGGAATTGGCATGCGTGTTGAAGCGATGCCGTCCGGGCCACCAAGAAGAATCAGGATGATAGTCTCGGTGAATACCTGCATGGCGAATAGCAACGGGTCAGTGGACACTCTAGCGGTACAGCCACCGAGCCCATGAAGCGAGCGGCGCAGATCCGGTGGTTTTATAGCTGCCGTGATGACGGCTGTCGATGCTGATGGTGCCTGCCAGGCTGGACCGAGGACCAGGGGCGGCGATGCCGATACAGGCTGCCCAGTGGAAGCGTTGATAATTGTTGCTTCAAGATGCGTTGCGATAGCAGCAGGATTATCGCTTGTGTGATGCCATGAAGTAGACGGAATTGGCATGCGTGTTGAAGCGATGCCGTCCGGGCCACCAAGAAGCATCAGGATGATAGTCTCGGTGAATACCTGCATGGCGAACAGCAACGGGTTAGTGGACACTCTAGCAGTACAGCCACCGATCCCACCCAAGCACCTTACATGCGGGGGAAGGAATCACTTTGCGATAGCCTGCAAGAAGATGCAAAAAAGATGTCATTCGAAAGAGCAAGAAGCAGCATCTGTCGAAGCGCAAGAAGGCGATTTATGATTGGAAACGCTATCGCATTCCCATGGAAAAGACGACCACTGGACGGCTACCGTTCAGACAGAAGGGAAGCCTATTTTTTGCAAGCTAGATACGGGCGCAACCTGCTCAGTTAAAGCAGTTATAGCACGCAGCCAGCTGCAGGAAATTACAAACAAGCAGTCACTGGATTTGCTTTAAACACATTCTTTGGCTTCCAGAAAAAAGCAACGAAACAAGTTCGTCTTGAAGTGGCAACGAGAGAGAAAGCAAGGTTCTGACAGTTTTTCGTCATGGATGGCGACATTGCAGTTGCCTTGAGCGGTACAGTTGCCGAAGAGCTTGGCTTGCTCCAACGAGTCTGCTCTATCGGGCAAAAAGAGCTTTACGGCGCTGCCAAGCCTTACGAAGACGTGTTAGGAAGACCGCATGGAGACTGCTGGAGTCATCGTGAAAGTGACGGAGCCGACAGAGTGGGCCAGTAACATGGTCGTTGTTACGAAGGGAGAGAAGTTACGAATTTGTCTTGACCCTTCCGACCTGAACAAAGCTCTGCTTCGCGAGCACTATCCAATGCCAACATTGGAAGACATAGCACCTTCGGTCCGTGGGGCGCAGTACTTTACAACTTTGGACGCAGCCTCCGGTTTCTGGCAAATCAAGCTGGATAAAGAAAGCTCCAAGATTTGCACTATGTGCACTCCAAACGGCCATTAGAGGTTTTTACGCATGTCGTTTCGAATCTTGTCGGCGCCGGAAATATTTCAGCGTACCATGCACCGAGTGCTAGAGGGCCTCGAAGGCGTAGCCGTTGTCATGGATGACCTTCTAGTGTGGGGCTGATCAAGACAGAAGCATGATGTCAACCTTGAAGACGTCCTACGACGCTGCCCAGAGTACAAACTGAAATTGAACAGAAAGAAATGCCGTTTTTTTACAGGAGTTCGTCCTGTACTTGGGACACGTTTTGAGGCGTGACGGACTGAGCCTGGATCCACAGCGGCTAGAAGACATCTTGCAAGTCCACACGCCAAGCAACCAGAAAGAGCTGCAGACGTTCCTGGGCATGGTAAATTTTCTCTCTCGCTTTATTCCGAATATGTCAGACCTACAGCAGCACCGCTTCGACAACTGCTAAAGAATGTCTCGTGGCTTTGGGAGGACCACCAAGAcgccagcttcaaggctctgaaTGAAGCGCTTGCAGCCCCTGTACTAAGCTACTACGAGAAGGGCAAACCAATTAGGCTATCGGTAGAAGCCAGTCAGAACGGAATTGGCGCAGTAATCATACAGGACGGGCATCCGTTAGCGTACTCGTCGCGTTCCTTGACAGAAACACAGCGAAGGTATGCACATATCGAAAAGGAGGTGCTGGCAATTGTTGACGGCTGTGAAAGATTTCGTGACCATCTTTTTGGGCAGCGCGAAGTCGTGGTAGAATCGGATCACAAGCCACTAGAAAATATATTTAAGAGGTCGTCATGCCAGTGTCCTCTAAGGCTTCAGCGCATGTGCCTCAAGTTGCAGAGGTACCCGATAGTCGTCAAATACACACCTGGAAAACAGCTGTTTGTTGCTGACGCTTTATCGCGGTACCCAAGCAAATCAGTATTGAAAGAACAGTGCGTGAATTATCTGTTGAACGCCATTGCTTACCTGCAGGTTTCAGAGAGACGGCTGAACCAAGTTCTACAAGAGACCAACCAGGACCGTGTGATGGTGAAACTTTGACAGTAAGCAAGTACACAGTGGCCGGAGAGCAAAGCTGACGTCAGCAGCGAGCTACGCTGCTAGTGGAGCTCCTGTGACGAGCTGCATAAGCAAGATGGCCTCATGTTCAGGAGCAACCGCCTCATCACTCCGGCCAACGTGCGCAGCGAAGTTCTTGCCTGCCTTCATGCGGCGCATAGGGGAGCAGAAGAAATGAAGACATGTGCTCAAACTGTACGTTTTTGGCCTTCTATAAACAGCCATTTAGAAGACGTTGCTCGACGTTGTGAGACCTGCCAAAAGCATAAGCCACGAAATCTGCGCTTGCTGTTGATGAACCATGAAATTGCAAGCCTACCCTTGGAAGTTGTGGGAGCCGACATATGCTATCACAATGGCGCCGAGTGCTTGGAGGTTGATGActattcttctttattttttgaaaTCGGGCCTGTGAAGACGACAGCCGACAAAGTGATTGTTGTTTTGGCAGACATATTCGCCACTCATGTCTTCCAGCAGCGCCTATGCACGGACAATGGACCGTCATTCAGCAGCCTGAACTTTCGTGAATTTCTCGGTAAGATTGGCTTGCACCATGTTCGTTCCAGTCCGTATTACCCTCGATCAAACGGAATGGCTGAACGTGCGGTGCAAGAAGCCAAAAAAACGGAAGAGGTATCGGTACGGCACAGTGGAGTTTTGTGATGCATTGCCTGAGTGGAAAAACACGCCTCGCGGTTCCTATTTGAAGTCTCCAATGCAGAAACTCATGGGCCGACAGGCGAGGACGCTGCTACCAGTCACCGAAACCCACCTGCGACCGCAGACCATACCCCATGAGGAGGTATAAAGCCGGCTCCACGACATCAGAAGTAGACAACCTTTCTCCTACAACAGGTGtacaagcagggctgggcaaagatactttgaaattgtatcgcgatacgatacaagatacctagGCAAGAAGTACTGGagacacagatacaagatactgccgcaaaaactgtatccgatacgatactttgcaATTCTCTCTTGAGGTACTTAGATCTATTCTCAAATTTCTTATtgtagatccatataatgtagcagaaaACGCCTATAcatgaaaatgtctgcttgaaaatttctgaactgtgataTATTTTGTTTCACTCGAATGAAATCTCTCTCAGTATCTCAGAACCTTTGCCTTTCTTTCGGAAAGTAGATTAGTTTCCTTCAAAAACAACTtcttggggcttgttttagctcgttcacaggacaactctttatacacgtcgctgacagcggttcttgcttgtcattttattgcgatagcaattatatggacagtctcggctggagtttgccgtcgccgtcgccgccgtcatgcaccgtatatgtataagtatgtatatatatataaaagccccaaggaaaataattcagaaaaatgcttccggagcgcggaatcgaaccaggggcctcttgctccgcagcgagtggagctaaccactacgccacgaaacgcagatcctccacgtagctaacggcgagcgttatatacacacttgaatgagttgagcgcatacgaggacacggacagaaggaagagacgtacacacacgagcgccagtgtgtgtacgtctcttccttctgtccgtgtcctcgtatgcgctcaactcattcaagtatgaccaaccaacaagcccgcatcgccaccctcgtcgttatatacacaccctttaccgctgcacgcactcagagacggcaggcgcttataagcatttcttcattatcagcgagatggcgctaggagcgcgacgggcgtagagtcactggaaaatcagagtaccgcaaaggtaggctgcacgcaggCAACagtgggtggcggcggccatgtcctttccagaccgtccggcgcgttgctagcgtgtgttgagaagtgaccggtcttttagcctcagtgccgtgttacgctcggcagaacggcattatgtgtgtgtgttttttcaagaggatattagaagtgatttcgagtcatcgacaggtcgactgcgcggttagcggtgtaactaatgaaacgtacggcgaatgttgccatgtgctcgcgaactctcttcatggcttcatcggtctcttttcgtgtcacgcccgggcgtgttcgctaggtccggagctgtaaacgtagttgcattagcgcagtgacatcgtgcgagatgccaattacttcgacatttggtgaatctagactctttgcgctagctttgcagtcggtgttccaggtttactgcactcgagaacgttatcgaacaacatcgagaacattcaacattgcgtccttcgattgatcgctgacgcatagcttgcttgcgcaccgtgcttgctgttcaactggttgatatgtgtaatagaagttgtgtgtgtacggtaattggaagttgtgcgcgacgtcttgattcggaacgccagcagccgaacgcacgggcgaatcggcgtgcggtaggtaaggtgcatcttgcgatacgtagaaaataggccatcaaaaatgattgacatcactactaaATTGTTtgatttcctatttctt comes from the Rhipicephalus sanguineus isolate Rsan-2018 chromosome 6, BIME_Rsan_1.4, whole genome shotgun sequence genome and includes:
- the LOC119395896 gene encoding uncharacterized protein LOC119395896, giving the protein MQVFTETIILMLLGGPDGIASTRMPIPSTSWHHTSDNPAAIATHLEATIINASTGQPVSASPPLVLGPAWQAPSASTAVITAAIKPPDLRRSLHGLGGCTARVSTDPLLFAMQVFTETIILILLGGPDGIASTRMPIPYAANFFAKRTSNYLLVQLPSPRCLFSLVDECIAVVHFLLLLSGDIEQNPGPDSAAVLAELKKLSSGQSKLLSEVQDLKCQLLATNATLSELSKRLTNVETNCQQIEPLRQQLGTVQTDTAETASRVCNLETRLDEAENRSRRNNLIFYGISDTNKSESFAQSEELVIRLCSEQLNFSLEPKEIERAHRLGRYCPGRNRPIIVKLSFFKTKEAILSNGRRFKNTPYSVGEDFSKKVQNARKHLVAFAKSKAVPFSLHYKTLLIGSKRYTFDETSQSVKES